One stretch of Bombus terrestris chromosome 5, iyBomTerr1.2, whole genome shotgun sequence DNA includes these proteins:
- the LOC100642635 gene encoding zinc finger protein 530 isoform X2 translates to MCTTPGNVGTGFGYAWSFGGPGAETRENAQGELTTNISYAVNNNQDQGSSQKIQVDIKPAKVANSTHRRPMFTMNETCQQTPTTHHTAGAHNQTHGTHVRTKKHHDVFSLTCDKGGCNCDAAHATPPPSLFSNTLVFTTSDKHAMSKHFMTPLGPLQLTAEECNEILMKRAAAASNQANVNNVATSQTDSTAHFGHVLTHVNTTQIETKVKQQQDMGSQVRVPKERPYSCSECGKSFLLKHHLTTHARVHTGERPHVCVHCGKSFAHKHCLHTHLLLHSADRPYQCRECKKSFTLKHHLVTHTRVHTRDRPFVCQECGRSFPLKRHLVTHSKFHSGERPFVCEECGESFSQKDHLTMHSRFHGSLHPFVCHDCGATFQRKFELVNHGRLHGRVPHSCTVCGKEFLQKRTLLAHMRLHTGETPFACTVCGEAFPRKTDLVTHSKIHNNNTNTDEKSLMCRECGLDFSNREALTLHLRLHSGDRTLVTDLCGLAAAFQQTPGHFLTPNTSGTHQMNGPIGNPGVSHMHGATQTSPPVGTGPKPKPHVCPDCGRGFAQKHGLSQHQRRHTDGSCHIRSHVCDKCGKAFYQKNHLLLHQRQHMDPPPSILRQQQRQAAQAAAQQAQQQQQQQQQQQQQQQQQQQQVQQQQVQQQVQQQQVQQQQVQQVQQQQQQQPQQQQTTCTVDTKTIQLQAIQQVQQQVQQQVQQQVQQQQQQQQACSVDTKAIQLNVTM, encoded by the exons ATGTGCACCACCCCTGGCAACGTAGGCACAGGATTTGGGTATGCTTGGTCCTTTGGTGGACCTGGAGCAGAAACCCGAGAAAATGCACAGGGTGAACTTACTACAAATATTAGTTATGCTGTGAATAATAATCAGGACCAAGGATCCAGTCAGAAAATACAGGTTGACATTAAACCAGCTAAAGTTGCCAACAGTACACATCGTAGACCCATGTTCACTATGAATGAAACTTGTCAACAGACTCCGACAACTCATCATACAGCTGGAGCTCATAATCAAACGCACGGCACGCATGTTCGTACTAAGAAACATCATGATGTATTTTCATTAACATGCGACAAGGGAGGTTGCAATTGTGATGCTGCTCATGCAACACCCCCACCATCTCTTTTTTCAAATACTTTAGTTTTTACTACATCTGATAAACACGCTATGAGTAAACATTTTATGACACCTCTTGGACCACTACAGCTCACAGCAGAAGAgtgcaatgaaattttaatgaaaagagCAGCAGCTGCTTCAAACCAAGCCAATGTAAACAATGTGGCAACGAGCCAGACAGATAGTACAGCTCACTTTGGGCATGTTTTAACACATGTGAACACTACACAAATTGAAACAAAGGTCAAGCAACAACAGGATATGGGAAGTCAGGTCAGAGTACCAAAAGAAAGACCGTATTCTTGTTCAGAATGCGGGAAGTCATTTCTTCTAAAACATCACCTAACAACACATGCAAGGGTACATACCGGAGAACGACCTCACGTTTGCGTTCATTGTGGTAAAAGTTTTGCACACAAACACTGTCTTCATACTCACCTTCTCCTTCACAGTGCGGACCGACCATACCAATGCAGAGAATGTAAAAAGTCTTTTACACTAAAACACCACCTTGTAACGCACACACGAGTACATACAAGAGATCGTCCATTTGTTTGTCAAGAGTGTGGAAGATCATTTCCTTTAAAACGTCATTTAGTGACACATAGTAAATTCCACTCAGGGGAAAGACCTTTTGTTTGCGAAGAATGTGGAGAATCATTTTCTCAAAAGGATCACCTAACAATGCATTCGCGCTTCCATGGCAGTTTACATCCATTTGTTTGTCACGACTGCGGAGCAACCTTCCAGAGAAAGTTTGAGTTAGTGAATCATGGTCGTTTGCATGGCAGAGTTCCACACTCGTGTACTGTTTGTGGGAAAGAATTTCTCCAAAAGAGAACACTACTAGCACACATGCGCTTACATACAGGAGAAACTCCATTTGCTTGTACTGTTTGTGGAGAAGCATTTCCTCGAAAAACAGACCTGGTAACCCATTCGAAGATACATAACAATAATACGAACACAGACGAAAAATCTCTTATGTGCAG GGAATGTGGATTGGACTTCTCAAACCGGGAAGCTCTTACCCTGCACTTAAGGTTACATTCTGGTGATCGTACTCTTGTAACAGATCTCTGTGGGTTAGCAGCTGCTTTCCAACAAACCCCTGGACACTTCCTTACACCCAACACTTCTGGAACTCATCAG ATGAATGGACCCATCGGAAATCCCGGTGTCAGCCATATGCATGGTGCAACGCAAACATCACCACCTGTAGGAACAGGTCCGAAACCAAAACCACACGTATGTCCCGATTGCGGTCGTGGTTTCGCGCAGAAACATGGCTTATCTCAACATCAAAGACGTCATACGGATGGTAGCTGCCATATAAGATCACACGTGTGCGATAAATGTGGAAAAGCGTTTTATCAGAAGAATCATTTGTTATTACATCAACGCCAACACATGGATCCCCCGCCCAGCATACTTCGGCAACAACAGAGACAAGCTGCACAAGCTGCTGCTCAACAagcacaacaacaacaacagcagcagcagcagcagcaacaacaacaacagcagcagcagcaacaggtACAGCAGCAACAAGTGCAACAACAAGTGCAACAACAACAAGTGCAGCAACAGCAAGTGCAACAAgtgcaacagcagcagcagcagcaacctCAACAGCAACAAACAACGTGCACTGTAGATACAAAAACAATACAGCTTCAAGCAATACAACAAGTGCAACAACAAGTTCAACAACAGGTACAACAGCAGgtacagcaacagcaacaacaacaacaagcgTGCTCTGTGGACACTAAAGCAATACAGTTAAATGTCACTATGTGA
- the LOC100642635 gene encoding zinc finger protein 530 isoform X1 — protein sequence MCTTPGNVGTGFGYAWSFGGPGAETRENAQGELTTNISYAVNNNQDQGSSQKIQVDIKPAKVANSTHRRPMFTMNETCQQTPTTHHTAGAHNQTHGTHVRTKKHHDVFSLTCDKGGCNCDAAHATPPPSLFSNTLVFTTSDKHAMSKHFMTPLGPLQLTAEECNEILMKRAAAASNQANVNNVATSQTDSTAHFGHVLTHVNTTQIETKVKQQQDMGSQVRVPKERPYSCSECGKSFLLKHHLTTHARVHTGERPHVCVHCGKSFAHKHCLHTHLLLHSADRPYQCRECKKSFTLKHHLVTHTRVHTRDRPFVCQECGRSFPLKRHLVTHSKFHSGERPFVCEECGESFSQKDHLTMHSRFHGSLHPFVCHDCGATFQRKFELVNHGRLHGRVPHSCTVCGKEFLQKRTLLAHMRLHTGETPFACTVCGEAFPRKTDLVTHSKIHNNNTNTDEKSLMCRECGLDFSNREALTLHLRLHSGDRTLVTDLCGLAAAFQQTPGHFLTPNTSGTHQGLQMNGPIGNPGVSHMHGATQTSPPVGTGPKPKPHVCPDCGRGFAQKHGLSQHQRRHTDGSCHIRSHVCDKCGKAFYQKNHLLLHQRQHMDPPPSILRQQQRQAAQAAAQQAQQQQQQQQQQQQQQQQQQQQVQQQQVQQQVQQQQVQQQQVQQVQQQQQQQPQQQQTTCTVDTKTIQLQAIQQVQQQVQQQVQQQVQQQQQQQQACSVDTKAIQLNVTM from the exons ATGTGCACCACCCCTGGCAACGTAGGCACAGGATTTGGGTATGCTTGGTCCTTTGGTGGACCTGGAGCAGAAACCCGAGAAAATGCACAGGGTGAACTTACTACAAATATTAGTTATGCTGTGAATAATAATCAGGACCAAGGATCCAGTCAGAAAATACAGGTTGACATTAAACCAGCTAAAGTTGCCAACAGTACACATCGTAGACCCATGTTCACTATGAATGAAACTTGTCAACAGACTCCGACAACTCATCATACAGCTGGAGCTCATAATCAAACGCACGGCACGCATGTTCGTACTAAGAAACATCATGATGTATTTTCATTAACATGCGACAAGGGAGGTTGCAATTGTGATGCTGCTCATGCAACACCCCCACCATCTCTTTTTTCAAATACTTTAGTTTTTACTACATCTGATAAACACGCTATGAGTAAACATTTTATGACACCTCTTGGACCACTACAGCTCACAGCAGAAGAgtgcaatgaaattttaatgaaaagagCAGCAGCTGCTTCAAACCAAGCCAATGTAAACAATGTGGCAACGAGCCAGACAGATAGTACAGCTCACTTTGGGCATGTTTTAACACATGTGAACACTACACAAATTGAAACAAAGGTCAAGCAACAACAGGATATGGGAAGTCAGGTCAGAGTACCAAAAGAAAGACCGTATTCTTGTTCAGAATGCGGGAAGTCATTTCTTCTAAAACATCACCTAACAACACATGCAAGGGTACATACCGGAGAACGACCTCACGTTTGCGTTCATTGTGGTAAAAGTTTTGCACACAAACACTGTCTTCATACTCACCTTCTCCTTCACAGTGCGGACCGACCATACCAATGCAGAGAATGTAAAAAGTCTTTTACACTAAAACACCACCTTGTAACGCACACACGAGTACATACAAGAGATCGTCCATTTGTTTGTCAAGAGTGTGGAAGATCATTTCCTTTAAAACGTCATTTAGTGACACATAGTAAATTCCACTCAGGGGAAAGACCTTTTGTTTGCGAAGAATGTGGAGAATCATTTTCTCAAAAGGATCACCTAACAATGCATTCGCGCTTCCATGGCAGTTTACATCCATTTGTTTGTCACGACTGCGGAGCAACCTTCCAGAGAAAGTTTGAGTTAGTGAATCATGGTCGTTTGCATGGCAGAGTTCCACACTCGTGTACTGTTTGTGGGAAAGAATTTCTCCAAAAGAGAACACTACTAGCACACATGCGCTTACATACAGGAGAAACTCCATTTGCTTGTACTGTTTGTGGAGAAGCATTTCCTCGAAAAACAGACCTGGTAACCCATTCGAAGATACATAACAATAATACGAACACAGACGAAAAATCTCTTATGTGCAG GGAATGTGGATTGGACTTCTCAAACCGGGAAGCTCTTACCCTGCACTTAAGGTTACATTCTGGTGATCGTACTCTTGTAACAGATCTCTGTGGGTTAGCAGCTGCTTTCCAACAAACCCCTGGACACTTCCTTACACCCAACACTTCTGGAACTCATCAG GGTTTACAGATGAATGGACCCATCGGAAATCCCGGTGTCAGCCATATGCATGGTGCAACGCAAACATCACCACCTGTAGGAACAGGTCCGAAACCAAAACCACACGTATGTCCCGATTGCGGTCGTGGTTTCGCGCAGAAACATGGCTTATCTCAACATCAAAGACGTCATACGGATGGTAGCTGCCATATAAGATCACACGTGTGCGATAAATGTGGAAAAGCGTTTTATCAGAAGAATCATTTGTTATTACATCAACGCCAACACATGGATCCCCCGCCCAGCATACTTCGGCAACAACAGAGACAAGCTGCACAAGCTGCTGCTCAACAagcacaacaacaacaacagcagcagcagcagcagcaacaacaacaacagcagcagcagcaacaggtACAGCAGCAACAAGTGCAACAACAAGTGCAACAACAACAAGTGCAGCAACAGCAAGTGCAACAAgtgcaacagcagcagcagcagcaacctCAACAGCAACAAACAACGTGCACTGTAGATACAAAAACAATACAGCTTCAAGCAATACAACAAGTGCAACAACAAGTTCAACAACAGGTACAACAGCAGgtacagcaacagcaacaacaacaacaagcgTGCTCTGTGGACACTAAAGCAATACAGTTAAATGTCACTATGTGA